GTTTCAACGTGATATTGATTGACCCGGATCTTGCCTCAGCGTACATTTTCGCGCAACAGATGGCGTAGTGATCGTACCCAAATACTGACTGTATTGGTAAGTAGGAGCGTCCATGAGTGATAATCTTGATGACGACGTTACCAAGAGCATGATCCGTCTAGCGGCTGGCCGGACGACCGCCATTTCACGGTGCTGAGTCAGACCGGGGCAGGGGGCATGGGCGAGGAATATTCGTCAGCGAGGATGTGACCCTACCATGTATGCATTAATCGGAAGGGAGCGAGGAGATCGTCTCCGCTGGGCTCTCAAAGCCGGCACATATGCAATTGGACGACGGGATGATTGTGATCTCTAGTTGTCGGATTCAACTGTTTCCCGAATCCATGCCTCAATCGAAGTGTCCTCCGACGGTGGAGCGACGGTCACTGACCTGGGAAGCTCTAACGGCACCTATCTGAACGGGAGAAGGATTTGCTCCCCTGCTAGTCTGCCGCTTGGCAGCCTTCTCGGTGTCGCTAACGTTAAGCTCCTCTTTGTTGACGACAATGTGTCAGATGCCATCTCGCACACCATGCTCGATTTTCAAGAAGACATCGATCGGGCGTCGCGAATTGAAAGGAAACTGATTACCAGGTCACCAGTTTGCCCCGAGGGCTATCTGTTGTCATCCTATTTGGATCAATGTAGTATGGTTGGCGGTGACATGTACGATGTAACTCAACTGGCCAGTGGGGACACAGCCATCATGATAGGTGATGCTGTCGGCCATGGCATCGGCGCCTCAGTGTTGATGGCTTATGTACTCGCCTCCTATCGTACTCAGTGCTACCTGGGGGACTTCGAACCGGGCAAGGCGATTGCGGTCATATCTCAGCTGCTGTACCAATACACTGATCCCTCACATTTTATTACCGCTTTGATCGCTGTCTTGGAAGGTGGAAGCGGTCGGCTGCGATATGCAAATGCCGGCCACAACTCTCCAATCATAGTACGCTCAGACGGCTTAACAGAACGGTTGAATGCGACCGGCACTCCTGCTGGCATACTGGATGGTCTGCAGTGGAACGAAGACGTTGTCAGACTTAACCGGGGGGATTT
This genomic stretch from Candidatus Zixiibacteriota bacterium harbors:
- a CDS encoding SpoIIE family protein phosphatase; translated protein: MSDSTVSRIHASIEVSSDGGATVTDLGSSNGTYLNGRRICSPASLPLGSLLGVANVKLLFVDDNVSDAISHTMLDFQEDIDRASRIERKLITRSPVCPEGYLLSSYLDQCSMVGGDMYDVTQLASGDTAIMIGDAVGHGIGASVLMAYVLASYRTQCYLGDFEPGKAIAVISQLLYQYTDPSHFITALIAVLEGGSGRLRYANAGHNSPIIVRSDGLTERLNATGTPAGILDGLQWNEDVVRLNRGDLLFLFTDGLIETSRGGELFGEERLVSALSAARDESPERTIRLVNEEVQKFAGDGVRDDDTTMMAIKRL